The following proteins come from a genomic window of Enterobacter chengduensis:
- a CDS encoding alpha-2-macroglobulin family protein — protein sequence MKPFRLAALSLALLTTFTLVGCDNSDDKPQAAAPAASTASTPKAAEKPSAEKLAKLAAQSQGKALTLLDTSEVQLDGAATLVLTFSVPLNPDQDFAKTVHVVDKKSGKVDGAWELAPNLKELRLRHLEPNRNLVVTVERGLQALNKATFGIDYEKALTTRDVEPTVGFASRGSLLPGKVVEGLPVMALNVNNVDVNFYRVKPQSLASFVSQWEYRNSLTNWESDNLLKMAELVYTGRFDLNPARNTREKLLLPLKDIKPLQQSGVYIAVMNQAGHYNYSNAATLFTLSDIGLSAHRYHNRLDIFTQSLENGAAQSGVTVTLLNDKGQTLAEANSDADGHATLETDKEAALILASKDGQTTLLDLKLPALDLAEFDIAGSPGYSKQFFMFGPRDLYRPGETVILNGLLRDSDGKPLPDQPVKLDVLRPDGQVARTVVVKPENGLYRFNYPLDSGAQTGMWHIRANTGDNLQRLWDFHVEDFMPERMALNLSGQKTPVSPQDNVDFNVVGYYLYGAPANGNSLQGQLFLRPLREAVSALPGFQFGDIAEENLSRSLDEVQLTLDEQGRGQVSTESQWKEVHSPLQLILQASLLESGGRPVTRRAEQAIWPAAELPGIRPQFASKAVYDYRTDTTVNQPIVDENGNASFDIVYADASGAKKAVSGLQVRLIRERRDYFWNWSESEGWQSQFDQKDLVEGEQELTLKADETGKVTFPVEWGSYRLEVKAPDEMVSSVRFWAGYSWQDNSDGTGAARPDRVTLKLDKPAYQPGDTINLHIAAPAAGKGYAMIESSEGPLWWKEIDVPANGLDLAIPVDKAWKRHDLYLSTLVVRPGDKSKSATPKRAVGLLHLPMGDENRRLNIALDNPQKMRPNQTLSVKVKASVKEGAVPQKVNVLVSAVDSGVLNITDYVTPDPWQAFFGQKRYGADIYDIYGQVIEGQGRLAALRFGGDGDELKRGGKPPVNHVTIIAQQAQPVTLDANGEGTITLPIGDFNGELRLMAQAWTEDDFGSSEGKIIVAAPVITELNTPRFLASGDTSRLTLDITNLTDQPQTLNVALASTGKLALEGAQPQPVQLSPGARSTLFIPVRALDGYGDGEVTAQVTGLQLPGETFAPQQKSWKIGVRPAFPAQTVNTGAMLNPGESWTAPAQHSTGFSPDTLQGQLLLSGKPPLNLARYIRELQAYPYGCLEQTTSGLFPSLYTNEAQLTALGIKGDSDDKRRAAIDIGISRLLQMQREDGGFALWDKNGPEEYWLTAYVTDFLVRAGEQGYSVPADAVNNANSRLLRYLQDPGMMSIRYSDDTQASKFAVQAYAALVLARQQKAPLGALREIWDRHAQAASGLPLMQLGMALKLMGDAPRSQQALDLALKTPRNDSRNWMADYGSQLRDNALMLSLLEEYKLLPDAQNTLLNALSEEAFSQRWLSTQESNALFLAGRSLQTLSGSWQAKTTLSDTASGGDTALVQNVSGDQLGALQVTNTGTSPLWVRLDSTGYPEYAPEPSANVLQVERHILATDGSSKSLSSLKSGELVLVWLEVKASQNVPDALVVDLLPAGLELENQNLASSSASLQDSGSEVQNLLSQMQQADIQHMEFRDDRFVAAVPVNEGQPVTLVYLARAVTPGTYQVPVPMVESMYVPQWRATGAASGPLIVVP from the coding sequence ATGAAACCGTTTCGCTTAGCCGCGCTCTCTCTTGCGCTGCTTACCACGTTTACGCTTGTCGGCTGTGATAACAGCGACGATAAACCTCAGGCTGCGGCTCCCGCGGCATCCACCGCATCCACACCGAAAGCCGCGGAAAAACCCAGTGCAGAAAAGCTGGCTAAGCTGGCCGCCCAGAGTCAGGGAAAAGCGCTGACGCTGCTGGATACCTCTGAAGTTCAGCTCGACGGTGCCGCCACGCTGGTGCTGACGTTTTCTGTTCCGCTGAATCCCGATCAGGATTTCGCCAAAACGGTTCACGTCGTGGACAAAAAAAGCGGCAAGGTTGACGGGGCGTGGGAACTTGCGCCTAACCTGAAAGAGCTTCGCCTGCGCCATCTGGAGCCTAACCGCAACCTGGTCGTTACCGTTGAGCGGGGTCTGCAGGCGCTGAACAAGGCGACGTTCGGCATTGATTATGAAAAAGCCCTGACCACTCGGGACGTTGAACCGACGGTCGGTTTCGCCAGCCGCGGCTCGCTGCTGCCGGGTAAAGTGGTTGAAGGTCTGCCGGTGATGGCGCTCAACGTCAACAATGTTGACGTTAACTTCTACCGCGTGAAGCCTCAATCGCTGGCCTCCTTTGTCAGCCAGTGGGAGTATCGTAACTCGCTGACCAACTGGGAATCCGACAACCTGCTGAAGATGGCGGAGCTGGTTTACACCGGTCGGTTCGATCTTAATCCGGCGCGCAACACTCGCGAAAAACTGCTGTTGCCCCTCAAGGATATCAAGCCGCTCCAGCAGTCTGGCGTTTATATCGCGGTCATGAACCAGGCCGGACACTACAACTACAGCAACGCCGCGACGCTCTTTACCTTAAGCGATATTGGTCTATCCGCCCACCGTTACCATAACCGCCTGGATATCTTCACCCAGAGCCTGGAGAACGGTGCGGCGCAGTCCGGCGTGACCGTCACCCTGTTGAACGACAAAGGCCAGACCCTTGCCGAAGCGAACAGCGATGCGGACGGCCATGCGACGCTCGAAACGGACAAAGAAGCCGCGCTGATCCTGGCGAGCAAAGATGGCCAGACCACGCTGCTTGACCTCAAGCTGCCGGCCCTCGATCTGGCTGAGTTTGATATCGCAGGAAGTCCTGGCTACAGCAAACAATTCTTCATGTTTGGCCCACGCGATCTCTACCGTCCGGGCGAAACGGTGATCCTGAACGGTCTCCTGCGCGACAGCGACGGTAAGCCACTTCCCGACCAGCCCGTGAAGCTTGACGTGCTGCGTCCAGATGGACAGGTCGCGCGTACTGTTGTCGTCAAGCCAGAAAATGGACTCTATCGTTTTAACTATCCGCTGGACAGCGGGGCGCAAACCGGCATGTGGCATATCCGCGCCAACACGGGCGATAACCTGCAGCGCCTGTGGGACTTCCACGTTGAAGACTTCATGCCAGAGCGTATGGCGCTCAACCTCAGCGGGCAAAAAACGCCGGTTTCACCGCAGGATAACGTCGACTTTAACGTCGTCGGCTATTACCTGTACGGCGCGCCTGCTAACGGTAATTCCCTGCAGGGCCAGCTTTTCCTGCGTCCGCTGCGTGAAGCCGTGTCTGCGCTGCCGGGCTTCCAGTTTGGCGATATCGCCGAGGAGAACCTGAGCCGCAGCCTGGATGAAGTGCAGCTTACGCTGGACGAGCAGGGGCGTGGGCAGGTTTCTACCGAAAGCCAGTGGAAAGAGGTGCACTCGCCGCTGCAGCTGATCCTGCAGGCCAGCCTGCTGGAGTCCGGCGGTCGTCCGGTAACGCGTCGCGCCGAGCAGGCTATCTGGCCGGCAGCTGAACTGCCTGGTATCCGTCCGCAGTTCGCCAGTAAAGCGGTTTACGACTACCGCACCGATACCACCGTCAACCAACCGATTGTTGACGAGAACGGCAACGCCAGTTTCGACATCGTGTATGCCGATGCCAGCGGAGCGAAAAAGGCCGTTTCCGGGTTACAGGTGCGTCTGATCCGCGAGCGTCGGGACTACTTCTGGAACTGGTCAGAGAGCGAAGGCTGGCAGTCTCAGTTCGATCAAAAAGACCTGGTCGAAGGCGAGCAGGAGCTGACGCTCAAGGCCGATGAAACCGGCAAGGTCACCTTCCCGGTGGAGTGGGGGTCATACCGTCTGGAGGTGAAAGCGCCTGATGAGATGGTCAGCAGCGTGCGCTTCTGGGCAGGCTACAGCTGGCAGGATAACAGCGACGGTACCGGCGCTGCGCGCCCTGACCGCGTGACGCTGAAGCTGGATAAGCCAGCCTATCAGCCGGGCGACACCATCAACCTGCACATTGCCGCGCCAGCCGCTGGCAAGGGCTATGCGATGATTGAGTCCAGCGAAGGGCCGCTGTGGTGGAAAGAGATCGACGTACCGGCCAACGGGCTGGATCTCGCTATCCCGGTCGACAAGGCCTGGAAGCGTCACGACCTCTACCTGAGCACGCTGGTGGTCCGTCCTGGGGATAAATCCAAATCCGCCACGCCGAAACGCGCGGTCGGCCTGCTGCATCTGCCGATGGGCGACGAAAATCGCCGCCTGAACATTGCGCTCGATAACCCTCAGAAAATGCGTCCAAACCAGACGCTCTCGGTGAAGGTGAAAGCCAGCGTGAAGGAGGGTGCGGTTCCGCAGAAGGTAAACGTGCTGGTCTCGGCGGTGGACAGCGGCGTGCTGAACATTACCGATTACGTTACGCCGGATCCGTGGCAGGCCTTCTTTGGCCAGAAGCGTTACGGTGCGGATATCTACGATATTTACGGCCAGGTCATTGAAGGGCAGGGCCGTCTGGCCGCGCTGCGTTTTGGTGGCGATGGTGATGAGCTGAAGCGCGGCGGCAAACCGCCGGTAAATCACGTCACCATTATCGCCCAGCAGGCTCAGCCGGTTACGCTGGATGCCAACGGGGAAGGCACAATTACGTTGCCGATTGGAGACTTTAACGGTGAGCTGCGTCTGATGGCGCAGGCCTGGACGGAAGACGATTTCGGCAGCAGTGAAGGCAAGATTATTGTGGCCGCGCCGGTCATTACCGAGCTGAATACCCCGCGCTTCCTGGCAAGCGGGGATACCTCGCGCCTGACGCTGGATATCACCAACCTGACCGACCAGCCGCAAACGCTCAATGTTGCCCTGGCCTCTACCGGCAAACTGGCGCTGGAAGGCGCACAGCCTCAGCCTGTCCAGCTGTCACCGGGCGCGCGCAGCACGTTGTTTATCCCGGTGCGTGCGCTGGACGGTTATGGTGACGGTGAAGTGACCGCGCAGGTTACCGGCCTGCAGCTTCCGGGCGAAACCTTCGCCCCGCAGCAGAAGAGCTGGAAAATCGGCGTGCGTCCGGCGTTCCCGGCACAGACGGTTAATACCGGTGCCATGCTGAACCCTGGCGAATCGTGGACCGCACCGGCGCAGCACAGCACCGGTTTCTCTCCTGATACCCTGCAGGGACAGCTGCTGCTGAGCGGCAAACCACCTCTCAACCTGGCGCGCTATATTCGCGAACTGCAGGCGTATCCGTATGGTTGCCTGGAGCAGACCACCAGCGGCCTGTTCCCGTCTCTGTACACCAATGAGGCGCAGCTCACCGCGCTGGGCATCAAAGGCGACAGCGACGATAAGCGCCGCGCAGCCATTGATATCGGCATCTCGCGTCTGCTGCAGATGCAGCGTGAAGACGGCGGGTTCGCGCTGTGGGATAAAAACGGTCCGGAAGAGTACTGGCTGACGGCTTACGTGACCGACTTCCTGGTGCGCGCGGGCGAGCAGGGTTACAGCGTACCGGCCGATGCCGTGAACAACGCCAATAGCCGGTTGCTGCGCTACCTGCAGGATCCGGGCATGATGTCCATTCGCTATAGCGACGATACTCAGGCCAGCAAATTTGCCGTGCAGGCGTATGCCGCGCTGGTGCTGGCGCGTCAGCAAAAGGCGCCGCTGGGCGCGCTGCGTGAAATCTGGGATCGTCACGCTCAGGCGGCGTCCGGCCTGCCGCTGATGCAGCTGGGCATGGCCCTCAAGCTGATGGGCGATGCGCCGCGTAGCCAGCAGGCGCTGGATCTGGCGCTCAAAACCCCGCGCAACGACAGCAGAAACTGGATGGCCGATTACGGCAGCCAGCTTCGCGACAACGCGCTGATGCTCTCTCTCCTGGAGGAGTACAAGCTGCTGCCAGATGCACAAAATACGCTGCTGAACGCGCTTTCTGAAGAGGCCTTCAGCCAGCGCTGGCTGTCCACTCAGGAAAGCAACGCGCTGTTCCTGGCCGGACGTTCGCTGCAAACCTTGTCCGGTTCGTGGCAGGCGAAAACCACGCTGTCTGATACCGCATCCGGCGGGGATACTGCGCTTGTACAAAACGTAAGCGGCGACCAGCTTGGCGCGCTGCAGGTAACCAATACCGGCACTTCACCACTGTGGGTACGCCTGGACAGCACCGGTTATCCGGAATATGCCCCTGAACCGAGCGCGAACGTGCTGCAGGTTGAACGTCATATCCTGGCAACCGACGGCAGCAGTAAATCGCTCTCTTCGCTGAAGAGCGGCGAGCTTGTTCTGGTCTGGCTTGAAGTGAAGGCCAGCCAGAACGTGCCGGACGCGCTGGTGGTGGATCTCCTCCCCGCGGGTCTGGAGCTGGAAAACCAGAACCTGGCGAGCAGCAGCGCCAGCCTGCAGGACAGCGGCAGCGAGGTGCAGAACCTGCTCAGCCAGATGCAGCAGGCGGATATACAGCATATGGAGTTCCGCGATG
- a CDS encoding PTS transporter subunit EIIC: MKRAVNALQNFGKSLYGPVLILPIVGLFIAFGNVLGNGNLAEYLPFLGHPLIQHLGQLIAKSAVSVLVNLALVFAVGIPIGLATRDKGYAALIGLVTFVVFINAMNVTLQLQGELAPAAQLKAAGQTMVLGVQVLEMGVFAGILTGALSGYLYNKYSGVQFNGAMAIYSGHCFVAIVMLPVSMLLGVVMSELWPFAQHGISALALAIKGSGPFGVAIYGFLERILVPTGLHHLVYTPFLYTELGGTQEVCGATYQGARNIYFAEMACPEVKQLSSTVVWDARGISKMFGLPAAALAMYMTAKPERKAVAKAILIPAALTSLLVGVTEPIEFSFLFVAPLLFVVHAVLTGIGMMLFSLLGVHAIGANGIIDFILYNLPLGTEKSNWPMYLLVGLIMFALYFTVFRFLILRFNMKTPGREDEDQETRLYSKQEYQAKGNNDGLGESIVVGLGGRENIEVVDNCYTRLRVTVKDVGIIDEPRLKATGAKGVIKQGNNVQVVYGLHVKKMREAVETFL, translated from the coding sequence ATGAAACGAGCCGTGAACGCCCTACAAAATTTCGGAAAATCATTGTACGGACCGGTACTTATCTTACCGATCGTCGGTCTGTTTATTGCCTTTGGTAACGTGCTGGGCAACGGTAATCTCGCTGAATATCTGCCGTTTCTTGGTCATCCGCTGATTCAGCATCTTGGTCAGCTTATTGCAAAATCTGCCGTGTCGGTGTTGGTGAACCTGGCGCTGGTGTTTGCCGTCGGGATCCCGATTGGGCTGGCGACGCGCGATAAAGGCTACGCGGCGCTGATTGGTCTGGTGACCTTCGTGGTGTTTATCAACGCCATGAACGTCACGCTACAGCTGCAGGGCGAGCTGGCGCCAGCGGCCCAGCTGAAAGCGGCCGGGCAGACCATGGTTCTGGGCGTGCAGGTGCTGGAGATGGGCGTTTTCGCCGGGATCCTGACCGGGGCGCTGTCGGGATACCTGTACAACAAATATTCCGGCGTACAGTTTAACGGCGCAATGGCGATTTACTCCGGCCACTGCTTTGTCGCGATTGTGATGCTGCCCGTCTCCATGCTGCTCGGCGTGGTAATGAGCGAACTGTGGCCGTTTGCCCAGCACGGGATTAGCGCCCTGGCGCTGGCCATTAAAGGCTCCGGCCCGTTCGGCGTAGCCATTTACGGTTTCCTTGAGCGCATTCTGGTCCCCACCGGCCTGCACCATCTGGTTTATACCCCGTTCCTCTATACCGAACTCGGGGGGACGCAGGAGGTATGCGGCGCAACCTATCAGGGCGCGCGTAATATCTACTTCGCCGAGATGGCCTGCCCGGAGGTGAAGCAGCTCAGCAGCACCGTGGTGTGGGACGCGCGCGGCATCAGCAAAATGTTCGGCCTGCCCGCCGCCGCGCTGGCGATGTATATGACCGCAAAACCGGAACGCAAAGCCGTTGCGAAAGCCATTCTGATCCCGGCGGCGCTGACCTCACTGCTGGTGGGCGTCACCGAGCCGATTGAGTTCTCCTTCCTGTTCGTCGCCCCGCTGCTGTTCGTGGTGCACGCGGTGCTGACCGGCATCGGCATGATGCTGTTCTCGCTGCTGGGCGTTCACGCCATCGGCGCCAACGGGATTATCGACTTCATCCTCTACAACCTGCCGCTCGGCACGGAGAAGTCCAACTGGCCGATGTATCTGCTGGTCGGGCTGATCATGTTTGCCCTCTACTTCACGGTGTTCCGCTTCCTGATCCTGCGCTTCAACATGAAGACCCCAGGCCGTGAGGATGAGGATCAGGAGACGCGCCTTTACAGCAAGCAGGAGTACCAGGCGAAGGGCAATAACGACGGGCTGGGTGAGTCCATCGTGGTGGGCCTCGGCGGCAGGGAGAATATTGAGGTTGTGGATAACTGCTATACCCGCTTACGTGTCACGGTGAAGGACGTCGGCATTATCGACGAGCCGCGCCTGAAGGCCACCGGCGCGAAAGGGGTCATCAAACAAGGTAACAACGTTCAGGTGGTCTACGGGCTGCACGTCAAAAAAATGCGAGAAGCCGTTGAGACGTTTCTCTGA
- a CDS encoding 6-phospho-alpha-glucosidase, translating into MFTPPFILSIAGGGSTYTPGIVKSLMVRLHDFPLAEIRLYDIDEARQNTIAPVVEKVIRDHSESIKFTVTTDPEVAFSGAHFVFAQMRVGQYKMREQDEKIPLRHGVVGQETCGPGGLAYGLRTILPMVELIDLVDRYAHEKAWIVNYSNPAAIVAEGVRRLRPNARVLNICDMPVAAMRNMGAILGVDRRRLEVDYFGLNHFGWFTRVLVDGEDRLLELRKHIAKFGLLTEDAAKTDPQHSDPSWVKTWRNIKPIVDNFPEYLPNPYLQYYLMPNQIVEHQNPDYTRANEVMDGREKKLFAAAQEYKRTGILPDAFHVGVHGEFIVDVACSLAFNLRGRHLVMVENRGAITNLPYDAMVEVPAYITSEGPEPVRIGKVPLFHQTLLQQQLASEQLLVEATIEGSYEKALQAFTLNRTVPTMEHAKAILDEMIEANRDYWPALQKAWQDGETVKK; encoded by the coding sequence ATGTTTACACCCCCCTTCATTCTGTCGATTGCCGGCGGCGGTAGCACCTATACGCCGGGTATTGTGAAAAGCCTGATGGTGCGTCTGCATGACTTCCCGCTGGCCGAAATCCGCCTCTATGACATCGACGAGGCGCGCCAGAACACCATTGCGCCGGTGGTTGAGAAAGTGATTCGCGACCACAGTGAAAGCATCAAATTCACCGTCACCACTGACCCGGAAGTGGCGTTCAGCGGCGCACATTTCGTCTTCGCACAGATGCGCGTCGGTCAGTACAAAATGCGCGAGCAGGATGAGAAGATCCCCCTGCGGCACGGCGTGGTCGGCCAGGAGACCTGCGGTCCCGGCGGGCTGGCGTACGGGCTGCGCACGATCCTGCCGATGGTTGAGCTTATCGATCTGGTGGATCGCTACGCGCATGAAAAAGCCTGGATCGTGAACTACTCCAACCCGGCGGCGATCGTCGCGGAAGGCGTGCGCCGCCTGCGCCCGAACGCGCGGGTGCTGAACATCTGCGATATGCCCGTCGCCGCCATGCGCAATATGGGTGCCATACTTGGCGTGGATCGCCGCAGGCTGGAGGTGGACTACTTCGGCCTGAACCACTTCGGCTGGTTTACCCGCGTGCTGGTCGACGGCGAGGACAGGCTGCTCGAGCTGCGCAAGCATATCGCGAAGTTTGGCCTGCTGACGGAAGACGCCGCCAAAACCGATCCGCAGCATTCCGATCCCTCCTGGGTGAAAACCTGGCGCAACATCAAGCCGATCGTGGACAACTTCCCGGAGTATCTGCCAAATCCGTACCTGCAGTACTACCTGATGCCCAACCAGATTGTCGAGCACCAGAACCCGGACTATACCCGCGCCAACGAAGTGATGGACGGGCGTGAGAAAAAACTCTTTGCTGCTGCGCAAGAGTACAAGCGCACCGGGATCCTGCCGGATGCCTTCCACGTGGGCGTCCACGGCGAGTTTATCGTCGACGTGGCCTGCTCGCTGGCCTTTAACCTGCGCGGCCGCCATCTGGTGATGGTGGAAAACCGCGGGGCGATTACCAACCTGCCATACGATGCGATGGTGGAAGTGCCCGCCTATATCACCTCCGAAGGACCAGAGCCTGTGCGCATCGGTAAGGTGCCGCTGTTCCATCAGACCCTGCTGCAACAGCAGCTGGCATCGGAACAGCTGCTGGTAGAGGCGACTATTGAAGGCAGCTATGAGAAAGCCCTGCAGGCGTTTACCCTCAACCGCACCGTGCCCACGATGGAACATGCGAAAGCGATACTGGATGAGATGATCGAGGCCAATCGCGACTACTGGCCCGCGCTGCAAAAGGCCTGGCAGGATGGCGAAACGGTGAAAAAATAG
- the sseA gene encoding 3-mercaptopyruvate sulfurtransferase has translation MSTSYFVAADWLIEHGDDPEVQIIDARMAPAGQEHLRDMVAEYRAGHLPGAVFFDIEALSDHNSPLPHMLPRPEAFSVAMRELGVSKDKHLVVYDEGNLFSAPRAWWMLKNFGVEKVSILAGGLAGWKRDELPLQQGDVTLPEGDFDATFDAHVVKRLTDVLVVSHEKTAQIVDARPAPRFNAEANEPRPGLRRGHIPGALNVPWGDLVFEGELKTTDELRAIFDRAGVDLHRPIIASCGSGVTACVVILALATLGVSDITLYDGAWSEWGARDDLPVEPAK, from the coding sequence ATGTCCACCTCATATTTTGTCGCCGCCGACTGGCTGATCGAGCACGGCGACGACCCGGAAGTTCAGATTATTGACGCGCGTATGGCCCCTGCCGGGCAGGAACACCTTCGCGATATGGTCGCGGAATACCGTGCCGGACATCTTCCTGGCGCGGTATTTTTTGATATCGAAGCCCTCTCCGATCACAACTCTCCCCTGCCGCACATGCTGCCGCGCCCGGAAGCGTTTTCCGTGGCGATGCGCGAGCTGGGCGTCAGCAAAGATAAGCATCTGGTTGTCTATGATGAAGGCAACCTCTTCTCCGCCCCGCGCGCGTGGTGGATGCTGAAAAACTTCGGCGTGGAAAAAGTCTCGATTCTGGCGGGCGGGCTGGCGGGCTGGAAGCGCGACGAGCTGCCGCTTCAGCAGGGTGACGTGACGCTGCCGGAAGGGGATTTCGACGCGACGTTTGATGCACACGTGGTGAAGCGCCTGACCGACGTGCTGGTCGTTAGCCATGAAAAAACGGCGCAAATCGTCGATGCCCGTCCTGCTCCGCGCTTCAATGCCGAAGCGAATGAACCGCGTCCGGGACTGAGGCGTGGGCATATTCCGGGCGCTCTGAACGTGCCGTGGGGCGATCTGGTATTTGAAGGCGAGCTGAAAACCACCGACGAGCTGCGCGCTATTTTTGACCGTGCAGGCGTCGATTTACACCGTCCAATTATTGCCAGCTGCGGTTCCGGCGTCACGGCCTGCGTGGTGATTCTGGCCCTCGCCACGCTCGGCGTAAGCGACATCACGCTTTACGACGGTGCCTGGAGCGAATGGGGCGCGCGGGACGACCTGCCGGTTGAACCGGCGAAATAA
- a CDS encoding MurR/RpiR family transcriptional regulator, with protein MDNRLATLLTRGASLTRAEYRVLAHLTEHPLLVGNITVRELAQATFVSTATIMRLCQKLGFSGFSELIWHCKQLLSDTPHIAAQPEHQAELPALFNQFIANYQHTFQWVTQEKRQQFADLLRQKESFFLYGAGFSYLFAEYLTKKLQVLGKTAFISGPGDSRNIFLSNAARYQVFIAVSRSGETEQVLDKARIAKNVGMTIVAFTRASANTLAGIADVHFALYDEAVHFAAEAAGVTSFESNLVLLMDLLLLEATG; from the coding sequence ATGGATAACCGCCTGGCCACGCTGTTAACGCGCGGGGCGTCACTGACCCGCGCGGAGTATCGCGTCCTCGCCCACCTCACGGAGCATCCGCTGCTGGTGGGTAATATTACGGTTCGCGAGCTGGCGCAGGCGACGTTTGTTTCCACCGCTACCATTATGCGGCTGTGTCAGAAGCTGGGGTTCAGCGGCTTTAGCGAGCTCATCTGGCACTGCAAGCAGCTGCTCTCCGACACCCCGCACATTGCCGCGCAGCCTGAGCATCAGGCTGAATTGCCTGCGCTGTTTAATCAGTTTATCGCCAACTATCAGCACACCTTCCAGTGGGTCACGCAGGAGAAGCGCCAGCAGTTTGCCGACCTGCTGCGCCAAAAAGAGAGTTTCTTCCTCTACGGTGCCGGGTTTTCCTATCTGTTTGCCGAGTATCTGACCAAGAAGCTGCAGGTGCTGGGCAAAACGGCGTTTATCTCCGGGCCGGGGGACAGCCGGAATATTTTTCTCAGCAACGCCGCCCGCTACCAGGTGTTTATTGCCGTCTCGCGCAGCGGCGAAACGGAGCAGGTGCTGGATAAAGCGCGGATAGCCAAAAACGTCGGTATGACGATCGTCGCGTTTACCCGCGCCTCGGCCAATACGCTGGCAGGGATTGCGGACGTGCACTTTGCGCTTTATGACGAAGCGGTACACTTTGCCGCCGAAGCCGCAGGGGTGACGTCGTTTGAGTCGAATCTGGTGCTGCTGATGGATTTACTGCTGCTGGAAGCAACGGGGTGA
- the sseB gene encoding enhanced serine sensitivity protein SseB, whose translation MSETKNELETLLEQAATEPAHRPAFFRTLLESTVWVTGTAAEGEQVVEDSALDLLHWEKDDGTSVIPFFTSLEALQEAVEDEQAFVVMPVRTLFEMTLGQTLFLNARLPTGKEFTPREISHLIGEEGNPLSTQEVLEGGETLLLSEVAEPPAQMIDSLTTLFKTLKPVRRAFLCSIKEQADEQPVLLIGIEADGDIDDIIQAAGSVATDTLPGDEPIDICQVKNGEKGISHFITEHITPFYERRWGGFLRDLKTNRII comes from the coding sequence ATGTCCGAAACCAAAAACGAATTAGAGACCCTGCTGGAGCAGGCGGCAACCGAGCCCGCCCACCGTCCGGCATTTTTCCGCACCCTGCTGGAATCCACCGTCTGGGTGACGGGCACCGCGGCGGAAGGTGAGCAGGTTGTGGAAGACAGCGCGCTGGATCTGCTGCACTGGGAGAAAGACGACGGCACGTCGGTGATTCCGTTCTTCACCTCGCTGGAAGCGCTGCAGGAAGCGGTTGAAGACGAACAGGCGTTCGTGGTGATGCCGGTGCGTACCCTGTTTGAAATGACGCTCGGCCAGACGCTGTTCCTCAACGCCAGACTGCCGACCGGGAAAGAGTTCACGCCGCGTGAAATCAGCCATCTGATTGGTGAAGAGGGTAACCCGCTCAGCACGCAGGAAGTGCTGGAAGGGGGCGAAACACTGCTGCTGTCTGAAGTGGCCGAACCGCCCGCGCAGATGATTGATTCCCTGACGACGCTGTTCAAAACGCTCAAGCCCGTCAGGCGCGCGTTCCTCTGCTCTATTAAAGAGCAGGCGGACGAACAGCCCGTGCTGCTGATTGGTATTGAAGCCGACGGCGATATCGACGACATCATCCAGGCCGCAGGAAGCGTGGCAACCGACACGCTGCCGGGCGATGAGCCGATAGATATCTGCCAGGTGAAAAACGGTGAAAAGGGCATCAGCCACTTTATTACGGAGCACATCACGCCGTTCTACGAGCGTCGCTGGGGCGGCTTCCTGCGCGATCTCAAGACCAACCGCATCATCTGA